The following are from one region of the Sphingomonas sp. J315 genome:
- a CDS encoding tryptophan 7-halogenase, whose translation MLLDCTAPGSDWTDAPLPRLIAEAIPPGGPEGETLATGAAVAWQAPPWGWRLERGEGLPPGSHPTPRTGNRIALGEAALVAESFDGHALSAAHADILRAIEFMPHADPSAREAAEYNRRTAIAHQRLLDWAIERWGGVPTVELTAFRAGFVARGRVPYRDWDPVTPGEWVGWWFARGVRPARVDPTARAVPHDQLIRIMERNR comes from the coding sequence TTGCTGCTCGACTGCACGGCTCCGGGGAGCGACTGGACCGACGCCCCGCTACCGCGCCTGATCGCCGAAGCGATCCCGCCGGGCGGCCCCGAGGGCGAGACGCTGGCGACCGGTGCCGCCGTCGCGTGGCAGGCGCCGCCCTGGGGCTGGCGGCTGGAGCGGGGCGAGGGACTGCCCCCGGGCAGTCACCCGACGCCACGCACCGGCAACCGCATCGCACTCGGCGAAGCGGCGCTCGTCGCCGAGAGTTTCGACGGTCATGCGCTGTCCGCAGCCCATGCCGATATCCTGCGCGCGATCGAATTCATGCCGCACGCCGACCCGAGCGCGCGTGAGGCCGCCGAGTATAATCGTCGCACCGCCATTGCCCATCAGCGCCTGCTCGACTGGGCCATCGAGCGTTGGGGCGGCGTGCCGACCGTTGAACTCACCGCCTTCCGCGCGGGCTTTGTCGCACGCGGGCGCGTCCCCTATCGCGACTGGGATCCCGTCACCCCCGGCGAATGGGTCGGCTGGTGGTTCGCGCGCGGGGTTCGCCCCGCCCGCGTCGATCCCACGGCCCGCGCCGTCCCACACGACCAACTGATCCGCATCATGGAGAGGAATAGATGA
- a CDS encoding glycoside hydrolase family 3 protein — protein MKRLMLLALGAALAAPLAAQESPVNPEIWPSPTWPQRTDNAVEAKIKALIAKMSVEEKVGQIVQADIASVTPADVRTYHLGSVLNGGSSGPYGDDFAAAPKWLQLADEFYEASVDKSGGRVGVPIIWGTDAVHGHSNIIGATLFPHNIGLGAMRDPDLIEKIAQATALEIRATGQEWTFAPTVTVPRDFRWGRAYEGYSSDPDLVASYVERMVRGLQGPGSGTNLLSGPYVLASTKHFLADGGTHEGRDQGDARISEEELRDIHGAPYIPAIEQGVATVMVSFSSWNGTKMTGHKGLLTDVLKKRMNFGGFLVSDWNAHGQVEGCTNASCPKAVNAGLDMYMAPDSWKPLWNSLVAQVKSGEVPMARLDDAVARILRVKMRLGLFEAGKPSTRKYAGDWSLLGHADHRAVARDAVRKSLVLLKNSGALLPVKAGAHVLVAGDAADDIGRQSGGWTLTWQGTGVTNEQFPGATSIWKGLQSAVTATGGSAELAADGKFAKKPDVAIVVFGETPYAEFQGDLKTLQLRPELRKPYETMKALKAQGIPVVAVMVTGRPLFMNPELNVADAFVVAWLPGSEGGGIADLLVQRKDRRAPYDFTGKLPVAWPATARADGPTLFPFGYGLTLAGGPAAWKPLSEDSGVADEDAGHVYFAGGVPAASWSLLVYGDPADSTRITTVPSVAASGRVRVTAVDHVVQEGARRFAITSGNADVALATQAPLDLTRETNGDVMLVATMRVDAKPAGPLHFRIGNAAVRATPIEGAKPGDWVSYGVPLKCFAAGGTNLGRVEAPFVLRSEGAFTFSLSRVALGTAADRVVGCP, from the coding sequence ATGAAGCGTTTGATGCTCCTGGCGCTCGGCGCCGCGCTGGCCGCACCGCTGGCCGCGCAAGAAAGCCCGGTGAACCCCGAAATCTGGCCCAGCCCGACCTGGCCGCAGCGGACAGACAACGCTGTCGAGGCGAAGATCAAGGCGCTGATCGCCAAGATGAGCGTCGAGGAGAAGGTCGGCCAGATCGTCCAGGCGGACATCGCCAGCGTCACCCCGGCGGATGTGCGCACCTATCATCTCGGCTCGGTCCTCAACGGTGGCAGCAGCGGCCCCTATGGCGACGATTTCGCCGCTGCGCCCAAATGGCTCCAGCTTGCCGATGAATTCTACGAAGCGTCGGTCGACAAGAGCGGCGGGCGCGTCGGTGTGCCGATCATCTGGGGCACCGATGCGGTGCACGGCCACAGCAACATCATCGGCGCGACGCTGTTCCCCCACAATATCGGCCTCGGCGCGATGCGCGATCCGGACCTGATCGAGAAGATCGCGCAGGCGACCGCGCTGGAGATCCGCGCCACGGGTCAGGAATGGACCTTCGCCCCCACCGTCACCGTCCCGCGCGATTTCCGCTGGGGCCGCGCGTACGAGGGCTATTCGTCCGACCCCGATCTGGTCGCCTCTTATGTCGAGCGGATGGTGCGCGGGTTGCAGGGCCCGGGCAGCGGCACCAACCTGCTCAGCGGTCCCTATGTCCTCGCATCGACCAAGCATTTCCTCGCCGATGGCGGCACACATGAGGGGCGCGATCAGGGCGATGCGCGGATCAGCGAAGAGGAACTGCGCGACATCCACGGCGCCCCCTATATTCCCGCGATCGAGCAGGGTGTGGCGACGGTGATGGTCAGCTTCTCCAGCTGGAACGGCACCAAGATGACCGGGCACAAGGGGCTGCTGACCGATGTGCTGAAGAAACGCATGAATTTCGGAGGCTTCCTCGTCTCCGACTGGAACGCGCACGGCCAGGTCGAAGGCTGCACCAACGCTTCGTGCCCCAAGGCGGTCAATGCCGGGCTCGACATGTATATGGCACCCGACAGCTGGAAGCCGCTGTGGAACTCGCTGGTCGCCCAGGTGAAGTCGGGCGAGGTGCCGATGGCGCGGCTCGACGACGCCGTAGCGCGCATCCTGCGCGTCAAGATGCGGCTCGGTCTGTTCGAGGCCGGCAAACCCTCGACGCGCAAATATGCCGGCGACTGGTCGCTGCTCGGTCACGCCGATCACCGCGCGGTGGCGCGCGACGCAGTGCGCAAGTCGCTGGTGCTGCTCAAGAACAGTGGCGCGCTGTTGCCGGTGAAGGCAGGCGCGCATGTGCTGGTCGCCGGCGATGCCGCCGACGACATCGGCCGTCAGTCGGGCGGCTGGACGCTGACCTGGCAGGGCACGGGCGTTACGAACGAGCAATTCCCCGGAGCGACCTCGATCTGGAAGGGGCTGCAAAGTGCGGTGACCGCGACCGGCGGCAGCGCGGAGCTGGCGGCGGACGGCAAGTTCGCCAAGAAGCCCGATGTGGCGATCGTCGTGTTCGGCGAAACGCCCTATGCCGAGTTCCAGGGCGACCTGAAAACGCTCCAGCTGCGCCCCGAACTGCGCAAGCCCTATGAGACGATGAAGGCGCTCAAGGCGCAGGGGATTCCGGTGGTCGCGGTAATGGTCACCGGCCGCCCGCTGTTCATGAACCCGGAACTCAACGTCGCCGACGCCTTCGTCGTCGCCTGGCTGCCGGGATCGGAAGGCGGCGGCATCGCCGACCTGCTGGTCCAGCGCAAGGATCGCCGCGCGCCATATGACTTCACCGGCAAGCTGCCCGTCGCCTGGCCCGCCACCGCGCGCGCCGACGGTCCGACGTTGTTCCCGTTCGGCTATGGCCTGACTCTGGCCGGTGGCCCCGCTGCGTGGAAGCCGCTGTCTGAGGATAGCGGGGTCGCCGATGAGGATGCCGGCCATGTCTATTTCGCGGGCGGCGTTCCGGCCGCGTCATGGTCGCTGCTCGTCTATGGCGACCCGGCGGATTCGACGCGGATCACCACCGTGCCATCGGTCGCGGCGAGCGGGCGGGTCCGCGTGACCGCAGTCGACCATGTCGTGCAGGAAGGCGCACGGCGCTTTGCCATCACATCGGGCAATGCCGATGTCGCGCTCGCGACCCAGGCACCGCTCGATTTGACGCGCGAGACCAATGGCGACGTCATGCTGGTCGCGACCATGCGCGTCGATGCCAAGCCCGCTGGGCCGCTTCACTTTCGCATCGGCAATGCTGCGGTCCGCGCGACCCCGATCGAAGGGGCGAAGCCGGGAGACTGGGTGAGCTACGGCGTCCCGCTCAAATGCTTCGCCGCGGGCGGGACGAATCTGGGCCGGGTCGAGGCTCCGTTCGTGCTGCGCAGCGAAGGCGCGTTTACGTTCAGCCTGTCGCGCGTCGCGCTGGGGACGGCGGCGGACCGGGTGGTCGGTTGCCCCTGA
- a CDS encoding tryptophan halogenase family protein: MTDPVSSIVIVGGGTAGWMAAAAAARFLNDGKRQITLVESDAIGTVGVGEATIPPIREFNHRLGIDEREFVRATGATIKLGIEFVNWARKGDRYLHPFGELGHDFEGVAFHQYWLKHRIGDLEDYWMAAQAARRDRFAHPAPDPRSPLGGLAYAYHFDAGLYATFLRRRAEAGGVARVEGKIASVERHGETGHVAAVLLDDGRRVAGDFFIDCSGFRSLLLGDALGVGYRDWSNWLPCDRAIAVPCERADPLTPLTRATAHDFGWQWRIPLQHRTGNGIVYASAFGSEEAARETLLANLDAPATDAPRGLSFTAGVRERQWEGNVVALGLSAGFVEPLESTSIHLIQTGISKLMWLFPDRNMGSAGRNEYNRLMHEAYEYVRDFIVLHYKATERRDTDFWRHVGEMTVPDSLAAKLELWRERGRIRRYDHDLFGVPSWVAVLLGQRIIPEGHDPLVDSMDDARVTAAMRHIAATYADVAGQLPGHADQIAAMVRQG, from the coding sequence ATGACCGATCCGGTTTCCAGCATCGTCATCGTCGGCGGCGGCACCGCCGGATGGATGGCGGCCGCCGCCGCCGCGCGCTTCCTCAATGACGGCAAGCGCCAAATCACTTTGGTCGAATCCGATGCGATCGGAACGGTGGGGGTCGGCGAGGCGACGATCCCGCCGATCCGCGAGTTCAACCATCGGCTGGGCATCGACGAACGCGAGTTCGTGCGCGCAACCGGCGCGACGATCAAGCTGGGCATCGAATTCGTCAACTGGGCGCGCAAGGGCGACCGCTACCTGCACCCGTTCGGCGAACTGGGGCATGATTTCGAGGGCGTCGCCTTCCACCAATATTGGCTGAAGCACCGCATCGGGGACCTTGAGGACTATTGGATGGCGGCCCAGGCGGCGCGGCGCGACCGCTTCGCGCATCCCGCCCCCGACCCGCGTTCACCGCTGGGCGGGCTTGCCTATGCCTATCATTTCGATGCGGGTCTCTACGCCACGTTCCTGCGCCGCCGGGCCGAAGCGGGCGGCGTCGCGCGCGTCGAGGGAAAGATCGCGTCGGTCGAGCGCCACGGCGAGACCGGCCATGTCGCGGCGGTGCTGCTCGACGATGGCCGCCGGGTCGCGGGCGATTTCTTCATCGATTGTTCCGGGTTTCGCAGCCTGTTGCTCGGCGACGCTTTGGGGGTCGGCTATCGCGACTGGTCGAACTGGCTGCCGTGCGACCGCGCGATCGCGGTGCCGTGCGAGCGTGCCGATCCGCTGACCCCGCTGACCCGCGCCACCGCGCACGACTTTGGCTGGCAATGGCGCATCCCGCTGCAGCACCGCACCGGCAACGGCATCGTCTATGCGAGCGCGTTCGGCAGCGAGGAGGCGGCGCGCGAGACGCTGCTGGCAAACCTAGACGCCCCCGCGACCGACGCACCGCGCGGCCTGTCGTTCACGGCGGGCGTGCGCGAGCGGCAATGGGAGGGGAATGTCGTCGCGCTCGGCCTGTCCGCCGGGTTCGTCGAGCCGCTCGAATCGACCAGCATCCACCTGATCCAGACCGGCATATCGAAGCTGATGTGGCTGTTCCCGGACCGGAACATGGGTTCGGCGGGGCGCAACGAATATAACCGGCTGATGCATGAAGCGTATGAATATGTGCGCGATTTCATCGTGCTACATTACAAGGCGACGGAGCGGCGCGACACCGATTTCTGGCGGCATGTCGGCGAGATGACCGTCCCCGACAGCCTCGCCGCCAAGCTCGAGCTGTGGCGCGAGCGCGGGCGCATCCGCCGGTACGACCATGACCTGTTCGGCGTGCCGAGCTGGGTCGCGGTGCTGCTCGGCCAGCGCATCATCCCCGAGGGGCACGACCCGCTGGTCGATTCGATGGACGATGCGCGAGTGACCGCCGCGATGCGCCACATCGCCGCGACCTATGCCGATGTGGCAGGACAGTTGCCCGGCCACGCCGACCAGATCGCGGCGATGGTTCGGCAGGGTTAG
- a CDS encoding glycoside hydrolase family 5 protein has translation MMGPLALAALLTATPQAVPARTDKLPVGVCINIGNTFEPPAESAWGGKPLADDDMAIIARAGFKTVRLPVRWDTHAGSGPDFKIDEAYMKRIRTAVEQARAAGLNVILNSHHFGAIHKDPLGSAPQLAAMWRQIAARFADMPRDHVWFEIENEPHEKFDHSNLLAVLTPALKAIRETNPDRPVIIGGELWSGIDSLATLPLPDDPHIVPTFHYYEPFDFTHQGASWVNPAPPVGRTYGTAEDAIRLKRDVEKIRAYIARTGKTPFMGETGAHTTTSLDQRVAYHRAVTAAFGPMDIGMCAWAYSNTFPFYDKEKKQWLPGLRGAMGLPE, from the coding sequence ATGATGGGCCCGTTGGCGCTCGCCGCCCTGTTGACCGCCACACCGCAAGCGGTTCCCGCCCGCACCGACAAATTGCCGGTCGGCGTCTGCATCAACATCGGCAACACGTTCGAGCCGCCGGCCGAATCCGCCTGGGGTGGCAAGCCGCTGGCCGATGACGATATGGCGATCATCGCCAGGGCCGGGTTCAAGACGGTGCGCCTGCCCGTCCGCTGGGACACGCATGCCGGGTCGGGGCCGGACTTCAAGATCGACGAAGCCTATATGAAGCGCATCCGCACCGCCGTCGAACAAGCGCGCGCTGCGGGGCTCAACGTCATCCTCAACAGCCATCATTTCGGCGCGATCCACAAGGATCCGCTGGGCAGCGCGCCGCAGCTGGCGGCGATGTGGCGGCAGATCGCGGCGCGCTTTGCCGACATGCCGCGCGACCATGTGTGGTTCGAGATCGAGAACGAGCCGCACGAAAAGTTCGACCACAGCAATCTGCTGGCGGTGCTGACGCCGGCGCTGAAGGCGATCCGTGAAACCAACCCGGATCGGCCGGTCATCATCGGCGGCGAACTGTGGAGCGGGATCGACAGTCTGGCGACGCTGCCGCTGCCCGACGATCCCCATATCGTCCCGACCTTCCACTACTATGAGCCGTTCGACTTCACCCATCAGGGCGCGAGCTGGGTCAACCCCGCCCCGCCGGTCGGACGCACCTATGGCACCGCAGAGGATGCGATCCGGCTGAAGCGCGATGTCGAGAAGATCCGCGCCTATATCGCGCGCACGGGCAAGACGCCGTTCATGGGCGAAACCGGGGCGCACACAACCACCAGCCTGGATCAGCGCGTCGCGTACCACCGCGCGGTCACTGCAGCGTTCGGGCCAATGGACATCGGCATGTGCGCCTGGGCGTACAGCAACACCTTCCCATTCTATGACAAGGAGAAGAAGCAATGGCTTCCCGGTCTGCGCGGCGCGATGGGGCTGCCGGAATGA
- a CDS encoding alpha-hydroxy-acid oxidizing protein: protein MPHFGDYQHAIYGAGLQGVVPTIPVDFATLEKRAEAAMAPSLLSYVQGGCGDEQTQRANADAFRHWGIVPRMMVDCSTRDLSVDLFGLKLPSPLFMAPVGVAGMCTQDGHGDIAAARAAALTGVPLTVSTLTNDPLEDVAAAMGDTPGMFQLYTPKDPELAASLVSRAEAAGYKAIVVTLDTWVTGWRPRDLNTANFPQLRGHVLSNYWSDPRFRKMLAKPAAEDPRAAVMTWAATFGRVLTWADMKWLRSLTKLPIVLKGICHPDDARRAIDEGADGIYCSNHGGRQANGGIAAIDLLPDVVAAADTVPVLFDSGIRSGSDVAKALALGATAVGVGRPYCYGLALGGAEGAAHVLRSILAEADLLMAVDGFPSIAALREAGAVRLP from the coding sequence ATGCCGCATTTCGGCGACTATCAGCATGCGATCTATGGCGCGGGGTTGCAGGGCGTGGTGCCGACGATCCCGGTCGATTTCGCGACCCTTGAGAAGCGCGCCGAGGCCGCAATGGCGCCGTCCTTGCTATCCTATGTCCAGGGCGGATGCGGTGACGAGCAGACGCAGCGCGCCAATGCCGACGCCTTTCGCCATTGGGGCATCGTGCCGCGGATGATGGTCGATTGTTCGACCCGCGACCTGTCGGTCGATCTGTTCGGATTGAAGCTCCCCTCCCCGCTGTTCATGGCCCCGGTAGGCGTGGCGGGCATGTGCACGCAGGACGGGCATGGCGACATCGCCGCGGCGCGCGCCGCCGCGCTGACCGGCGTGCCGCTCACCGTCTCCACGCTGACCAACGACCCGCTGGAGGATGTCGCCGCCGCGATGGGCGACACGCCGGGGATGTTCCAACTCTACACGCCCAAGGACCCAGAACTCGCCGCGAGTCTGGTCAGCCGCGCCGAGGCGGCGGGGTACAAGGCGATCGTCGTGACGCTCGACACCTGGGTGACCGGCTGGCGGCCGCGCGACCTCAACACCGCAAACTTTCCGCAGTTGCGCGGGCATGTCCTGTCGAATTACTGGTCCGATCCGCGTTTCCGGAAGATGCTTGCCAAGCCCGCGGCGGAGGACCCGCGCGCGGCGGTGATGACCTGGGCGGCGACGTTCGGGCGGGTGCTGACCTGGGCCGACATGAAGTGGCTGCGGTCGCTGACCAAGCTCCCGATCGTGCTCAAGGGCATTTGCCACCCCGACGATGCGCGCCGCGCGATCGACGAGGGGGCGGACGGCATCTATTGCTCCAATCATGGCGGGCGGCAGGCCAATGGCGGAATCGCGGCGATCGACCTGTTGCCCGATGTGGTCGCGGCGGCGGACACTGTGCCGGTGCTGTTCGATTCAGGCATCCGCTCCGGCAGCGACGTCGCCAAGGCGCTGGCGCTGGGCGCAACTGCGGTCGGCGTGGGTCGCCCCTATTGCTACGGCCTCGCGCTCGGCGGCGCCGAGGGGGCAGCGCATGTGCTGCGATCGATCCTGGCCGAGGCTGATCTGCTGATGGCGGTCGACGGTTTTCCGAGCATCGCGGCGCTGCGTGAGGCGGGTGCCGTGCGCCTTCCGTAA
- a CDS encoding sugar phosphate isomerase/epimerase family protein, translating into MSAAYQLSSCIEWQFADAGALDARVRAAKAAGFALAEFHLWRDKPIDALAAALDETGVRLTSLCVDPRRSIVDPAQRDEMVTAVRETIAATEILGKPNLIVASGFRVEGMSEEEHFANAVTALRAAADAAEEAGVMLLLEPLNTQLFATMYLVSTKLGLDLVEAVGSPNLRLLYDVWHSAVMGEDMAEVLAGRIHLVAHVQVADMPDRNEPGTGNLDWTKVTRTLRDIGYTGAIGLEYFPTMPMDRSLAQSQRMLAD; encoded by the coding sequence ATGTCTGCGGCTTATCAACTATCCTCCTGCATCGAATGGCAGTTCGCCGACGCCGGCGCGCTCGATGCGCGCGTGCGGGCGGCCAAGGCGGCCGGCTTTGCGCTGGCCGAATTCCACCTGTGGCGCGACAAGCCGATCGATGCGCTCGCCGCCGCGCTCGACGAAACCGGCGTGCGGCTCACCAGCCTGTGCGTCGACCCGCGCCGCTCGATCGTCGACCCGGCGCAGCGCGATGAGATGGTCACAGCGGTGCGCGAAACGATCGCCGCGACCGAGATTCTCGGCAAGCCGAACCTGATCGTCGCCTCGGGCTTCCGGGTCGAGGGGATGAGCGAGGAAGAGCATTTCGCCAATGCCGTCACCGCCCTGCGCGCGGCGGCGGATGCGGCGGAGGAGGCGGGCGTCATGCTGCTGCTCGAGCCGCTCAACACGCAATTGTTTGCCACCATGTATCTCGTCAGCACCAAGCTCGGCCTCGATCTGGTCGAAGCGGTGGGCAGTCCGAACCTGCGCTTGCTGTACGATGTCTGGCACAGCGCCGTGATGGGCGAGGACATGGCGGAGGTGCTGGCGGGCCGCATTCACCTCGTCGCGCATGTGCAGGTCGCCGACATGCCCGACCGCAACGAGCCGGGCACCGGCAACCTCGACTGGACCAAGGTCACGCGCACGCTGCGCGACATTGGCTACACCGGCGCCATCGGCCTCGAATATTTCCCGACCATGCCGATGGACCGGTCGCTGGCCCAGTCGCAGCGGATGCTCGCCGACTGA
- a CDS encoding sugar phosphate isomerase/epimerase family protein, protein MDDAMNLDRIAISLDLINRHYQEPNRNRFESRYFWEELYPLIRASGFRSIEIPYEPVWQFGGRSGVPMNRYCINTKYESAANYRAVLADSGIDQVAGVTFDPNLFMRNDNLDFFFGASGHFAGEALAHAADLGADYFAISPSPCYGRVAHYHPDIEAKRATFTERTLQLLGGLAEKADAAGVTLVLRNEYWSLFRGEDVRPLLDALPDSVKLDVDVASLTIAGVDPAAFIEAQQGRIGCVHLTDTQFVDPGDVWKSANPEFPAQRATQVFRDPGTGNVDLAGVVRLLDRLNYTGPVVCSARQTRDPFRALLRTRALLNQLQN, encoded by the coding sequence ATGGACGACGCGATGAACCTCGATCGGATTGCGATCAGCCTGGACCTGATCAACCGCCACTATCAGGAGCCGAACCGCAACCGGTTCGAGAGCCGCTATTTCTGGGAAGAACTCTATCCGCTGATCCGCGCGAGCGGGTTTCGATCGATCGAGATCCCCTATGAGCCGGTCTGGCAGTTTGGCGGGCGCAGCGGCGTTCCGATGAACCGCTATTGCATCAACACCAAATATGAGTCGGCCGCCAACTATCGGGCCGTGCTGGCCGACAGCGGCATCGACCAGGTCGCGGGCGTGACGTTCGACCCCAATTTGTTCATGCGGAACGACAATCTCGATTTCTTCTTCGGCGCGAGCGGACATTTCGCGGGCGAGGCGCTGGCGCACGCCGCCGATCTGGGGGCCGACTATTTCGCGATCAGCCCGTCGCCCTGTTACGGGCGCGTCGCGCACTATCACCCCGATATCGAGGCTAAGCGCGCGACCTTTACCGAGCGGACCCTCCAGTTGCTGGGCGGTTTGGCGGAAAAGGCGGACGCAGCGGGCGTCACCCTGGTGCTGCGCAATGAATATTGGAGCCTGTTCCGTGGCGAGGATGTCCGGCCCTTGCTCGACGCGCTGCCCGACAGCGTGAAGCTCGACGTCGATGTGGCGAGCCTGACGATCGCCGGCGTCGATCCAGCGGCGTTCATCGAAGCGCAGCAGGGCCGCATCGGCTGTGTGCACCTCACCGACACCCAATTCGTCGATCCGGGCGATGTGTGGAAAAGCGCGAACCCTGAATTCCCGGCGCAGCGCGCGACGCAGGTATTCCGCGATCCGGGCACCGGCAATGTCGATCTGGCCGGCGTGGTTCGGCTGCTCGATCGCCTGAACTACACCGGCCCGGTCGTGTGCAGCGCGCGTCAGACCCGCGATCCCTTCCGCGCGCTGCTGCGCACCCGCGCCCTTCTCAACCAGTTGCAGAACTAA
- a CDS encoding sugar phosphate isomerase/epimerase — protein MPNIRYANMCHWKTIPYRQIDNFREFYYEDKTNTAYYSDWDTILKYQSALGFEGIEIAPWDLADILPLFGSPEKFTAFAKERGVEVIGMFHGAHASHDAGHFDEAVRAGREAVDTIVKFGGTYMNTCPTQNYCGTGPLSRDEVQQCAKVMNEIGRYATDHGVKIGLHNEFFCAINIENHRELIESTDPKLVHYCIDTAQISIMGEDLLTFYNDYHDRISTFHLKDTGSARQPDSVRYARDPEITDDGTRWFWEPGLGELDLKGLYRLLKQHAFKGWMSIEYDGSPDLLASMALTRYHLDNELRPIYD, from the coding sequence ATGCCCAATATCCGCTACGCCAACATGTGCCATTGGAAGACCATTCCGTATCGGCAGATCGACAATTTTCGCGAATTTTATTATGAGGATAAGACGAATACCGCCTATTATTCGGACTGGGACACCATCCTGAAATACCAGTCGGCGCTGGGGTTCGAGGGGATCGAGATCGCACCCTGGGATCTGGCGGATATCCTCCCGCTGTTCGGATCGCCCGAGAAGTTCACAGCCTTCGCGAAGGAACGCGGGGTCGAGGTGATCGGCATGTTCCATGGCGCCCATGCCTCGCACGACGCCGGCCATTTCGACGAAGCCGTGCGGGCCGGCCGGGAGGCGGTGGACACGATCGTCAAGTTCGGCGGCACCTACATGAACACCTGTCCGACGCAGAATTATTGCGGGACCGGGCCGCTGAGCCGGGACGAAGTGCAGCAATGCGCAAAGGTGATGAACGAGATCGGTCGCTATGCCACCGATCACGGCGTCAAGATCGGCCTGCACAACGAGTTTTTCTGTGCGATCAACATCGAGAACCACCGCGAGCTGATCGAATCGACTGACCCGAAGCTGGTGCATTATTGCATCGACACGGCCCAGATTTCGATCATGGGCGAAGACCTGCTGACCTTCTACAATGACTATCACGACCGGATCAGCACCTTCCACCTCAAGGACACCGGCTCGGCGCGCCAGCCCGACAGCGTCCGCTACGCACGCGATCCCGAGATTACCGACGATGGCACACGCTGGTTCTGGGAGCCGGGTCTGGGTGAACTCGATCTCAAGGGACTGTACCGGCTGCTCAAGCAGCACGCGTTCAAGGGCTGGATGTCGATCGAGTATGACGGCTCGCCCGATCTCCTCGCCTCCATGGCGCTGACCCGCTACCACCTCGATAACGAGTTGCGGCCCATCTACGATTGA